Part of the Acropora palmata chromosome 10, jaAcrPala1.3, whole genome shotgun sequence genome, AATGTTCTGGAGGAGCATGCCCCCTGACCTCCTTAGGGGGACGGGCCTTGTGGTCCCTGAAGTGTGACAGCCACCTACTTTAATAAGGTCTGCTGCCTACTTCTCAACTTATTGAAACCCCAGAAAACCGACAATGTATAACTTGAACCCACAttagtaaaaaaaacaaagcaaaacaaaaatgaaataagagAGATCTGACGCACTTGAAAACACAAGATGTATGCAGAATTAAACTGACTTCCTGGCCTCTGAATGCACATTATTCATTACTGTTTGAGCTGACAACACTAACACATTTTACAAATCcatctaagaaaaaaattatatatatttgtgTCATCCTCTGACCAAACAAAGACCTGTATGCACCTGTCCAGTGATATCCTTtgttcaagaaaacaaaagttgtattttgtttcttatttaaacagactaaaaaaaaataagagggGGATATATGTGTTGCATGAGACTTGGGGGAAAGGTGACATGAGGTGACATGCGGGGAGTGGTGAACACGTATTTTGTTTGCTCTCTTATTGTTTGCCAAAATTAGAGACTTATTCGCAATCTGTGCTTAAAAGAGTGGGCTGACAGTGTTTTAGCATGGATTATTTCTCAAACCCTGCCTGAAAGATTAGTAAAGAAAACACTGCATTGTTAAGCATTGTATTTCAAAGACAACTCCTCACCACCATACTGTCTCGAGGTGCGGTTGTAGCCTGCAGCTGCGTTACCAGATGACAGGGTGCCATATGATGGTGTGCTGCCAAACTCGTCACGAAGCATGGATGGAATGATAAATGACtatcaacaaaaagaaaacaaaaagttttaaaatcaATAACCATCCATTAAATATTATGAATATACGGTGCATTGCAATATCATTGCTCTTAAGTACTTGCAAGTAAAACAGTTATTGTTGAaagatctgaaaaaaaaaaaaaaactcaaagaatCTAGATCCTGATTGTTTGTTGCTTGTTAAGTTTCTCTCTCTGCAACTTCTCAAGTAACTGAATACAAACTGCAGTGGTCTTTCATTTAGAACAACCATAATTTTTATAGGTTCACTAGAGGGAAGAGAAAGCATCGAGGGAAGGTGGTGAACAATTTCATAGATTAAAATTACTGACTTTAGTGTTGCCAGTTATGTTTGTCTGGTACATATCCAAAGAGGGATACTTTCTCAACTGAAAATGCTGTTTTGAACTACAAAAAGGCAGTACGTTGTTATGAGCAAAAAAAACCTCTTCTTAAGAAACCAGTACATCAGCCAGGGCATAATTTGAACCCGGGGTAGACCATAGACCCTTGCCACTGGaacttctctttctcttttggcAGTTGAGCTAAACAGGGCTTGAAATTGCTGATACAGAAGCAAAAGCAACCAATGAAGCGTTCAAAACACTTGCTGGAGGAGGGGGAGAGGTGACTGATGAGAAATTGTCTtatatttcaaaacatttcttcgACCCATACTTGCTTCAGTAAACATGTTTGGGACTTTTAATAAGCCAAAAAGACATCCCCACTGTGCCCCTCACCTGTTTATTAGCGCAAAACTTTGTTAAATCATCATTCACATCTTTCTCTTAAAATACTGACATTAGGTACCCCCCTTGGGAATATTTTGGAACACCCGTTTTTACCTCTTACATGTTTTAGGGTTCTCCATTTTTGCATCATTTCCTCCTACCCCAACAAGTTTTTGTGCAGGCTGCCTCACTTTTTCGGCTTTGCGACTTAAAAAGTCACGTTAGTCGCAAAATTGCAACTATATCACTTTGTTGATGAAAAACTAACATGATAATTAGTTTGGAGTTACAAGGGCTACACAAGAAATAGCTTGggcaaattttaaattacagtagtaaacaaacttttttCTGACACTAAAATTTCGCCTGTAGTCCCTAAATTCCGACCTCCGAGCCCTGGAAAACATTCTCCAAGGTgtcacttaaggacggtgcctactattgttcttgcgcatacgttctgcgcatctccagatactcagatttcctattgccaatgcttactaatacagggatatttttgcgcggtttaaaactatccggagaaagtaggtcttagtaagtactcttggtatccaaaaagaaaaatgggggtaaccatgcatttttgagagataattaagcttcaatttgagaaagaacaccatacattgctttgaattttaaagctttttacagatattattcatgaattatcttttaaaaatgcgtggttacccccaattttctttttggatttcaataggacttgtcaagatctacatttcctgcataatcacacaccggggaaaaaatatctttaattagtaggcaccgtccttaagtagtGGCTTACAATAAAATGATCTGTTTTCCTTGAGACAGCACATGTGTACACCGATCAACCAACCATCGTTTGTGTTGGAAAACTAGGATGATACCCCTAGCTAAAATGGCGGAATCCTGTTGTCATGGCATAACAACGTACAAGCTATGAAGAATTGATGTAGTGCTTTTTTTACTCACAACAGTTTCTGCTTGCAAAGGATCGTAGTGAATCATCTTCAATCTCATTTAATTACATGTGCATTTGATAAAGTTTTCTCATTAGTTAATTTAAATCAGCCATTTGAAGTGGTTTTGAATGATGCTATCAGAAATTTACGAACAGATAGAAATCACGAGATAGTCATGCATGATATCACGCTGCAGAAAAAAGTGCAAACGAAAAATGAAAGCCGATGGCCATGACAAGCACGGAACGGGTCAAGCCAACGGCAAGGATAGTAACGGATCTGTGCGTGAATTGCAAACTTAACTCACCCAGAAATTACAGATAAAAAGTACTACAAGATCTTCTGTGAAGTAAAGTCGTCTTTTGAAAGGAAGGTGGCTGATGGTTACAAATTCACCAACTGAAGTTACTACCAGTTCCAATCGGAAGTGTTCACCAGCATCCTGACGCCCATACCTCCTTCGTCGGGAAACGTTGTCGGGGGTGGTGTGTAGCTCACCAAAGGGTAGGACAGAAACAAATTGTAGAATGAATTGTGTTGCATTGTTTCTGACCGTActgtttttcttaaaattgaaaataaataaataactaaaaCAAACAACGACAATATCAACAAAAACGGGTGATTGAACACAACAAATATACTACTGGCAGAGGTGGGGATAAGTCTTCAAGGACTACATCAGCTGTTGAAGACACTATATGAAAGACGTACATAACGATATTTTAGTGTGGTAATTGAGGTAGCGAGGCGAACCATGTTTGTCTGAAATTTGCGGCGTTCACTCAGCCTTTCCAAATGGCTGGTAATATTCCTCTTGGAGTAAAAGAGGTTCCACAAGAGCATTCGGGTGATGAAAGTGACGATGATGTCGACGATGTGGTGGAGCAAAGTCCCTGTGGAAGATGGGAGAAAAGGCGACAAGAGGTAAAAATCTGAAACTTCTTGGTCATATATTCGCAATAAAATTTTATCCATTTGACTATCGTTCGGCTTTCGTTATTAAGGTCTTCTTTTGCGAAAGAAATCAGCAAATTGAGTCGTAAAGTAGGCGTTTTAGGGGGGAAACACATGGTGTTTTACCACACGACTTTGGTCAAATAAAATGCTACTTTTTCGTTTATGTCTTGGCatcatttttcatctttttttttgtgtgtaaaCCAACCCCAGTCCCCACCCCCAAGAGTAGCGCGTATTGGCAAGCAAAGTTTCTGGCATTTTCTTCTGAGGACAAAAGCGTTTCTTTCACAAGAGCCTGCAGAAAAATGACATTATAGATGTTATATTTTCAGAGGATACTAACAAAAAAAGGGATGAGGTGTAACGGCCACCCTTTGTGGGAATGGTGAGGGGAATAGGTGTGGTCTTGCATATGATGTTGAAAAAGATCAGTGGTAAAGTTCCCAATTAAAAAGCTGAAGCCCTCTGACTTAAACTACCAGTAATCCGAAATTCATTAtaggaagaaaaataatattaatgccATATAACTATTATTGAAGTCTAAAGTTGATTGTTCTTGCATGACCTCATGACAGCCATGTTTGTACCGTGGGTGGGGTATTTTAGGAATTTCTTGGTGGGGATGTGCTGCTGGGACCCTGGATCCCTTAGCCTATACAAGAgttagtttcagctggatttttgctaccctatacttgAGTAAACTCTCCAAATCCCCCCTATCCTAGAGTAGCTGTTTTCTAGATACTACTGTGGTCACAAGCACAGTCCAGCCGAAACAAACTGGTTGCATCACTGGGGTCTCATCACAGGTTACATGTTGTACAATGCCAAGTATTCACGTACATATTATCAAGaacaataaatattgtttaattttaaccAGTATTAAAACCACTGATTTCTGTCTGGATCCCGATTTTTGACAGTTAGTAATAACTAGTAGTGTTTTATGATAGCCATCTATCGACAATATTGAGGCTGGGTCGCGTAAATTTAAACTTTGGttatttgacttttttccatttttgagtggcaattcctggtttccttagtctagataaaatcttcaaccaactggaccgttttttaaaaattgataccctattctagacccaaacgctctgaatTAGATTCCTAtcctagagtaaactgcttgaaaaccaagCTTGCAACTTGTGTTTAAGTGTGTCTGCTTTATTTTAAGCAAGGCaaataaaccaaaaaagtGTTTATTCGTGTAGTTTGATTTCAAAGTTTAGTGATTCTTTGTCAGACATTTTTGTGGTGTTTGAGATTGCTACAGTAACTGTGGAAGCTTTCCCAGACTGATTGCATGAGGGATACCAGTGTTGGATGTTAAATGCTatgctgaaaacaaaactgcTGTAATTTTGCTGAAAGTAGAACCAGATTTTACTTTCTGCAACATGTCATGCTTGTAatgatactttttttttttttatcgattAAAAACATTGTTGATTAGCAAACCGGTAAAAATGAATATAGAAGGGGTGCAGGAGCCCTGTCACTGCTGTTTTGCAGCCAAGACCATACAGAAATCCTTCTTTCTAACCTTTACTGGAGCCTAAACCATTGCCTTGAagtttatatatattatgtaATAGGACTACATGCTGtccaatttggaaataataattattggatgagaaaAATTCTGAGGACAAGCAAAATTAGACAAGGCCGTAGGGCAATTCCAATTTGGCAGTCcaaggaatttttttaatccaaTTATTTCTAAATTGGACAAGGATGTTGTCCTGTTACCTATTAATTATATAGCATCCAAAAATACAAGAACGtggcaaataatttatttgactTTCTAAAGTACAGAAAATTTTCGCAATACGCTAACGAATTCAGTCATTATCAACATAAAACAAAACCCTGTGAGCGATGATTGCTCGCTGACTTTGAAAGCAGTGATAATACCTGCAATCTGATAGGCTGATGTTCGgttcattaattaaattttattttcacatttgattggttgatggAAAGTATCCAGATTTTCCTCAAATTGGACCGTTTGTTCAAAGCTAAAGGAAACATTCCAGCAAAAACTatcctatttattttaaatttggacagttggcaaaatttaataaaaaatagatCTGTTGGCAATATTGGATTTTGATGCAGCTATATATAATTAAGGAATAACgtatcaatcaattttttgcgTGAAGAGTAATCGATGGTACATTTTGGGTTTAACGTTAAAGATGTCTAAATGAACTTTGAAAGTTTGGAGCTAAATGCTTCAAAATGCAATCCTTCTATATCCTTGCCATATAGAACAACAGAAAGCCATAAACACAGTACAGCTATTTAGTCTTCAAGAAACaaacttaataattatttttgagttCATTGATGTGAGGACCTATTTCAGCATTCTAAAGTGGGGTAAAATAGTGTGACAGAACTCCTTTAAAATATATGATTGATGACATTGCTGGTGATATTGCAGATGATTACATCTTATTTTCCCTCTGATTCATTACTAGTCTGATTTGATGCCTTTGACAGGTGATGCAGCGTGATGTCCCAGGCATTGATCACTCATTTCTTGCCATGGACACAGAAGAAGGAGTTGAGGTCGTTTGGAATGAAGTCCAATTCTCAGAGAGGAAATACTTCAAAAGTCAAGAGGTCAGTGCATTTGTATTAACACAATCCCGTCAATGAGGTTTTCAAGAGCAAAAGATTTTTAGCTTTCAGATATTGTTCTCTGTTGTTGTCTGTGACTTACTTGAAATCTTTGTACTGTTTTCTTCCAGGAAACTGTCAATGCAGTGTTTGAAAACCTAATTCAGTTGGACGTAAGAATTAATCATTTactcttttgcttttttcagcAACTTGAATAGTTGTTTATAGTAGTTATCAGGAAAATTTGGTACCAAACAGAAatgataagagtcaaatttccactgtaaGAAGATTGCAAAGCAGGTGTCAACCCTTCGTCATTTGTTCTGGTGAAGGGCTaatgctgaaaatatcaactATGTAATGCTCTTATAGTAGTAATTTGTCACTTATTGACACAATGCAAAAGTTTTGTTTGATTCCAAATCTTatcacagtggtaatttgtCTCCCTTGTCAACTCGTTTTAcaccaagtttttttttgtttcacatcCTGAAGGATGGGGCAGCACAGTTTATTGTATTAGAAGCTAAACCTATCACTTGTAATATAGTTATTATTTAGTCCCTTCGCACATTCTattctttctttgttattgtttacagcatgcaaatattgtaaaattcTACAAGTTCTGGACTGATCCCAGGTCTGAAACACCACGTGTTATCTTCATTACCGAATACATGACCTCTGGGTCACTTAAACAGTTTCTGAAGAAGACGCGGAAGAGCAACTATAAaacattgaatgaaaaggtTTCTAATTTTTTACTCCTATATAGATGAGTTTATCGGTAGTCAACTAATTGTGCAGCaaagtcatttttcttgttgtctctttttttgtatatttccagtgttattaaaatttttttttccaggtttGGAAAAAATGGTTGCGTCAGATCTTGTCTGCTTTAAGgtaatataaaaataatatttattattaattttgtcttggGTATTTTATCATGTTACTTTAAGAGTATTTATTACAAAGATTAGGAtaaagaatttttgttttgaagggaCTAATTCAAGCTTAAATTTCAGCGTATACATTTTTATTGTGTAAACTGGTATTTATACTTGTCACTTCAAATTAATTACAACGTATACACATATTTGCaatcatttgtttgtttagttatttatttattaccaGTTGTTTTGTGTCTCAAATAAGTTGAATTGTCAAGTAGCTGAGTCACTTGAATAAGGTTTTTACTCACTCACACATTTTCTTACTCACTCCAACTGTTTGTCATCTTAGATGGACTGTGTTCTTAGATGGGTCAGTGGATGATTCCTTGAAAACTGCATTGCAACCAACAAGCTAAATTGTGTAAAATGTGCAGTAAAATTATTGTGTAATATGTACCTGTTTTCTCTTGATGCAGCTATCTCCATGGCTGTGAGATTCCCATTGTCCATGGGAACTTATCTTGTGATACAATTTTCATCCAACATAATGGCCTCATCAAAATAGGATCAGGtttgttacttttttgtttactGTATTTGCATTTGCATCACTAGGGTTGTAATTATTCCAACAAAGAGCAAGTCCAAATTTGATGGGGGCCATTATCTTGTTTAACCCACCCTACAACCAAAATGTGGAAACAAATGTTGCATAACCTTCCTTCACTTTAttgacaaacattttcaaacatcaCACAAACTCCACGAGATATTCAACAGGAACAATCTTACAGTTAGCTATGGTTGTTCAACTAATCAAAAACCACGACCAAAAGATCCTGAATGAATTCAATGAGGCTGATGTAACTCCCAGAATGTGCAATTACCGAAACAAGGTCCTATCCCCGCTTGATGGTGAAGGTCTCACAACTACCGTAATGTTATCTACGAAGCCACTGTTTCCACATCGCAAACGCTTACATGCATGGGTATGACAGAAAGCAATTTCAAAATCAGATACAAACAACCACAAACTCTCGTTCAATGACAGAAAACACTCCTATGCCATGGTCCTTTCAAAACACATCTGCTAATTAAAGGACAGCAACACAATCTACATTCTCAAATGGCTCATCACTACAACACTACAACTTATGCTTATTCGAGAAACTGCATTTTACCCTCCCATACCACTTCTCTACTAAACAAACGATCTGAACTGATGTCAAAATGTTGTCATGAAactaagttttttttattatcaatcACAGAAAGTTCTGTCCCAACCGTCCTTTAAGTTTAGTCTGGTGATGGCTTTGTGTGTGAAACTCAACTTACAACTATCCATTTTTAAACTTATAAATTTAGAGTTATATGTTTGAATGGTTCCTCCTGTAACCAAACTGctgatgagaaaaaaagatttaaacaGGAACATCAGCAGAAGTTGAAAATTGTATTGAAAatagttaaattaaattttatgctGTTGTCTTAGCCAAGCAGGCTTGGAGGACTGTCATCATTTTCAGatatgataataattacattTTATTAAGACAGCAATCTCTGAATTCTTTGAGAGTCAATAACATAATCAGTATTTTCTGATTTCTTTACAACTGACGAACATCTAAAATCCTGCATTTAGTTGCCCCTGATACAATTCACAACCATGTGAAGACATACAGAGATGAAAGGCGAAACATGCACTTCATTGCACCAGAATATGGTATGTAGTTTGTGTTTTGTAATAGTTAATACCttatcatttcatttcagaaGAGGAGCAAAATCTCTTTTGGCCACACTCTGTAAAGGGAGAGATATATTATATACCATGCATTTTGTTTGTATGATGTGTTAATTTTAAAGTAGtattgatattaatttttgcttgaCATAAACATGTTACTAAATCTTTTCTTCTCTGCTTTTTATTCCTGCAGCAATTGCTAGCTTTATGGGTTTATAAAgatatttgtaaaaaaaaacaatatttgcgTACAATCTTTAGTATTTATTTTGTAgatcaataaattataataaattatttataattattgatgttgtGTTTAAGCATAATTTTTGTTGATAACCAATTTTCACGTAGTAACTTTTGTGATTTATAACATGTAAAGTTACCATACTCTACAGGTACATGTCCTTTGGTTTGTCTGGCCCCACCCTACTCTCCGTAGCTATTTGTGGTTTAAGCAAGTCACCCATATAAtgaaattgttattgttgcaCCATTATTAGCCTGTGCCCATCTGCCTCCTGTGGATGTACACGAGCTATGCCATTGTGTTTATCTATGTTGATGGCTGTGATTTTCCACAGGAAAACCTGGGCATGTCATTAACTGTGCTGTtgatatttttgcatttgGAATGTGTGCGCTGGAGGTAAACCCATATATTGCTGATGATAAGTGTGGCATATATAGTTGTGTCACTTTGGGGCTTTGTACTGGTCTTACTGGAAATGCCTATGTGTAAGCTGCACTTGCACTTTCATTTTTCCAAGATTATCACTTCAAAGCACTCCATGAAGTTAAAATTCCTAGGTGATTGAAACGATATGCATGAATGCCTATAGTATTGTAGCTAAGCTCTGAAATGTGGAGAGTAGTCAAGGCATCACACGTGAAGAACTCCAACCTAGGATGTTTCCATAGATAAGCTGCATCCCTGATTTTTGTCTTGAATTATTAGGGAAAAGGTGTGGCGTAGACATGGACTTTTATTGCATTTGCATGAGCTGATcataaacatttttgtttcattggatACTTGTCAAGGCTCAAAAGGCCAGTTTTTTAAATGCAGTTGAACTTATACTGCCATTCACAGTAATTATTTACTTACAGACTTCTCAATATCTGATTTGTTCTGAATTGATTAATGCTTTCCCCTTAGCTCTTGTCCTCTCCTTACTGTTTGAGACAACTGACCTTTATTTATTTGATCTAGCCAAATGACTTGGAGTGTGGCTTTGTTTAGCCCGGAGTGGCTTCACTTTGTCTAAAGAATAGGCCCAAAGGGTTAATCTTTAATACCAATCTCTTGTGtatacatttatttttttactccAGGGTTTATATTGACTTTGGTAGTGATCAAAATCTGTTATTTGGACAGTTAGACAACCCTAGCCTTGATCAATGCTCTCTTGCATCCCCTGTTAGTAGACAGCCATTGATAGATATGGTTGCTGGGTTCCCTTTGAAAGATtgttttggtgttttgttttagATGGCAGCCTTAGAACTACACGACACAGAAGGGCGTGTTTTAAAAGAGAATATTAAAAGGGCTATTGAAGGGTTGGAACAACCCGttcaaaaggtaaaaatttattgtaaaataagatACTTCGAGTACTGTGTTTTCCTTCTCAGgtctagtctccttcgcagccatCTTTTGGATGTCATGCAACACGTGGTAACCTCAGGTGGTAACCAGCAAAAATATAGTCTCTAGCATCACCTGTTACTGCCTAAATTGacctggaattgttgaaaattcaactggtaaaagaaaaaaaatcatgaacaTTTGTTTACCAAACAGTTACTCTGAACCTAATAAAAAACTGTCTGTATGAAGTGCAACCAAAGAAGGCAAATTTCTATTCTATGTACATTATCACATTGGGTTATTTTGAAGCAAAGACTAATGCCTAGATCTTGAGCATCCACATGCAAACACCATATAGCTCAGTGAGACACTGGGCAACGGAACAGGAAACATGACTGTAAATaggtataaaaaaaaaagcaaaggaaatgcaaatttgtcttTCAAGCTTGACtcagttcttttgttttgcacaATTCCAACGTGCCTATTATAAATTACATTGTATCATATTATATCTTGTTACGGTATATGTCTCAGTTAGGGGCtgttatttgttaattttgtgGGCCGTATTCTACTATACAGCATGCTACTGTATGCtagtttcctttcctttcccaCGTGCCTGATTAACCACAGAGATgtcataaaatttatttaatatCTTATTGACCTCCTTTTCTTGGTCATTAGTGTAAGTTATGGATTCTCGTTTTTTTCAggttgatttatggcccacACACTTCTCgcttgggccataaatcaaccTTGAACTCAGTTAATAAGATTTGTGTACTGTTTGATTTTTCTGTACATCAGtgataaatttttcatgtgtCAATTTAATAGGATTTCATCCGAAGGTGTTTGGCTGAAAATCCTGCCGATAGACCCACAGCAAACGAGTTGATGCTTCATCCAAGTTTATTTGTGGTATGCAATCTCTTTATGTCTTTGTTGTACAGGAGATGGTTTTTTGCGGGTATCTGAGATGAATACATTGAGTGACATGAGAGTAGCTAGAATTGTACTCAGCTATTGCGTTGTGCAACTCTTTTGCTTCTTTTGGGCCTATTAGCCTCCCACATGCATTGTTAACTTAATGGACACATGCTAACCATGATCcaataataactattgttaattttacatGACGTACAGTAAGTacttatttcaaatttggttgAAATACCACTTGTCTTAGAAAAccaaatttcacaaatttctcAGTCTGTTGTGGAATGACTATAATATCATCATTGTATTTTTAATAGTGATTATGATCTTTGTTAAACTCTAGCTTTGCCCTGTAGTGGTATAATATTCTTGCCGTATCAATAAGCAATTAGATTAAATCAAATCGAAGAATAT contains:
- the LOC141893586 gene encoding nuclear receptor-binding protein-like; translation: MAGNIPLGVKEVPQEHSGDESDDDVDDVVEQSPCGRWEKRRQEVMQRDVPGIDHSFLAMDTEEGVEVVWNEVQFSERKYFKSQEETVNAVFENLIQLDHANIVKFYKFWTDPRSETPRVIFITEYMTSGSLKQFLKKTRKSNYKTLNEKVWKKWLRQILSALSYLHGCEIPIVHGNLSCDTIFIQHNGLIKIGSVAPDTIHNHVKTYRDERRNMHFIAPEYGKPGHVINCAVDIFAFGMCALEMAALELHDTEGRVLKENIKRAIEGLEQPVQKDFIRRCLAENPADRPTANELMLHPSLFVVHSLKLLAAHCMVDNDVCPPDNREDTTPETVLAVLKLSDGNEKTWARGKSPALELEKYLEEVRNGLFPLTGMQKRKESRPRQRPTSPEGVESEQSENDDRYDEETRLAAVNRCHIKLKAQDGDDRKQQYQLELVLKLSDKMNRHLVCDLRPGDKGGDMADDLIRCGLINKVDREMIAAAMQDQLNQYPAMKT